From Arachis stenosperma cultivar V10309 chromosome 2, arast.V10309.gnm1.PFL2, whole genome shotgun sequence, one genomic window encodes:
- the LOC130960513 gene encoding ethylene-response factor C3-like yields the protein MTNNPLFFHNTDFWDQDSSYTASFGFQPMKDNDCVGFDEPFEDSLSFDMVDFSSSSSSESKTLKKEKKHEEQEEEDGKRRGRRSYIGVRKRPWGKFAAEIRDTTRNGRRVWLGTFESAEDAALAYDQAAFSMRGYSALLNFSFQRVKDSLQGIIMDNSDSNNKHKPFSSSSPALALKERNSLQRKLASWSSKANNKNIKNKNKDSSSSSSSSKESSSTTTTTNNNNNNSGGVMVLEDLGVEYLEYLLSISESHHHHQNTTSPSYSILPQK from the coding sequence ATGACCAATAATCCTTTGTTCTTCCACAACACAGATTTTTGGGATCAAGATTCATCATACACTGCCTCCTTTGGGTTCCAACCAATGAAGGACAATGATTGTGTTGGTTTTGATGAACCATTTGAAGATTCTTTATCGTTTGACATGGTTgacttctcatcatcatcatcatcggaATCAAAAACcctaaagaaggagaagaaacacgaagaacaagaagaggaagatggtaaaagaagaggaagaagaagttACATAGGAGTTCGAAAGAGGCCATGGGGAAAATTCGCAGCGGAAATTCGAGACACAACAAGGAATGGAAGAAGGGTTTGGCTTGGAACATTCGAGAGTGCTGAAGATGCTGCTTTGGCTTATGATCAAGCTGCATTCTCCATGAGAGGCTACTCTGCTCTTCTCAACTTTTCTTTCCAGAGGGTCAAAGATTCTTTGCAAGGAATCATCATGGATAATTCTGATTCCAACAACAAACACAaacccttttcttcttcttcacctgcACTTGCACTCAAAGAGAGGAACTCCCTCCAAAGAAAATTGGCATCATGGTCCTCAAAGGCTAATAAcaagaacatcaagaacaaaaacaaggattcatcatcatcatcatcatcatctaagGAATCTTCATcaactactactactactaataataataacaacaatagtGGTGGTGTCATGGTTTTAGAAGATTTGGGAGTTGAATATCTTGAGTATCTACTAAGCATTTCAGaatctcatcatcatcatcaaaacaCAACAAGCCCTAGCTACTCCATACTACCACAAAAATGA